From Candidatus Nitricoxidivorans perseverans, the proteins below share one genomic window:
- the rpoB gene encoding DNA-directed RNA polymerase subunit beta — protein sequence MTYSYTEKKRIRKSFAKRADVLDVPFLLATQLESYTQFLQVDVPLQNRRNQGLQAAFTSIFPIASHSGNARLEYVDYRLGEPPFDVKECHQRGLTFASPLRARVRLVIMDREAGGDKIKEVKEQEVYMGEIPLMTTTGSFVINGTERVIVSQLHRSPGVFFEHDKGKTHSSGKLLFSARIIPYRGSWLDFEFDPKDFLYFRVDRRRKMPVTILLKAIGMTPEQILATFFEFDTFHVSKKGIQFELVPERLRGEVAKFDFSDKAGKVIVPKDKRITAKHIRELGDAGIKKITVPEEFMLGRVIAQNVVDQETGEILAGANEEITDGLLARLAEAGVQTLKTLYVNDLDRGAYVSSTLRTDETADQWQARVAIYRMMRPGEPPTEDAVESLFNGLFYSAERYDLSAVGRMKFNRRVGRAELEGEPTLSNQDIVDVIRILVELRNGRGEVDDIDHLGNRRVRSVGELAENQFRAGLVRVERAVKERLGQAESDNLMPHDLINAKPISAAIKEFFGSSQLSQFMDQTNPLSEITHKRRVSALGPGGLTRERAGFEVRDVHPTHYGRVCPIETPEGPNIGLINSLALYARTNQYGFMETPYRKVEGGHVTDQIEYLSAIEEGNFVIAQANAQLDKKGKLTDELVSCRFKAEFELKTPDEVQYMDVAPGQIVSVAASLIPFLEHDDANRALMGANMQRQAVPCLRPEKALVGTGIERTVAVDSGTAVQALRGGIIDYIDANRIVVRVNDAETVPGEVGVDIYNLIKYTRSNQNTNINQRPVVKVGDIIAKGDVVADGASTDLGELALGQNMLVAFMPWNGYNFEDSILISERVVAEDRFTSIHIEELTVVARDTKLGAEEITRDIATLGEAQLGRLDESGIVYIGAEVEAGDVLVGKVTPKGETQLTPEEKLLRAIFGEKASDVKDTSLRVPSGMSGTVIDVQVFTREGIERDKRAQSIIDDMLKGYKQDLADQMRIVERDTFARIEKLLTNKVASKGPKKLAKGSKITKAYLEAVEHYHWFDISLENEEAQQQLENLRDSLEQTRKDFDVAFEAKKKKLTQGDELPPGVQKMVKVYLAVKRRLQPGDKMAGRHGNKGVVSKIVPVEDMPHMEDGTPMDIVLNPLGVPSRMNIGQILETHLGWAAKGLGIKIGEMLRRQSAAAEVRKFLNRIYKASGHGEEVDDLADGEIVELAGNLSGGVPFATPVFDGAKEEEIRTMLDIAYPDDVAERLGLTAAKTQARLYDGRTGEAFERPVTIGYMHVLKLHHLVDDKMHARSTGPYSLVTQQPLGGKAQFGGQRFGEMEVWALEAYGASYTLQEMLTVKSDDVNGRTKVYENIVKGEHKIDAGMPESFNVLVKEIRSLAIDIDLERY from the coding sequence CGCCTCCCCGCTGCGCGCGCGCGTGCGTCTCGTGATCATGGATCGCGAGGCCGGCGGCGACAAGATCAAGGAAGTCAAGGAGCAGGAGGTCTACATGGGCGAGATTCCGCTCATGACGACGACGGGCTCCTTCGTCATCAACGGCACCGAGCGCGTCATCGTCTCCCAGCTGCACCGCTCCCCCGGCGTATTCTTCGAGCATGACAAGGGCAAGACCCACAGCTCGGGGAAACTACTGTTCTCGGCCAGGATCATTCCCTATCGCGGCTCATGGCTCGACTTCGAGTTCGACCCGAAGGATTTCCTCTATTTCCGGGTCGACCGCCGCCGAAAGATGCCGGTGACCATCCTGCTCAAGGCCATCGGCATGACGCCGGAACAGATACTGGCCACGTTCTTCGAATTCGACACCTTTCACGTATCGAAAAAAGGCATCCAATTCGAACTGGTCCCTGAGCGCCTGCGCGGCGAGGTGGCCAAATTCGATTTTTCCGACAAGGCCGGCAAGGTGATCGTTCCGAAGGACAAGCGCATCACCGCCAAGCACATCCGAGAACTCGGCGATGCGGGCATCAAGAAGATCACCGTGCCCGAAGAGTTCATGCTCGGACGCGTCATTGCCCAGAACGTCGTCGATCAGGAAACCGGCGAGATACTGGCCGGTGCGAACGAGGAAATCACCGACGGCCTGCTCGCCAGGCTGGCCGAGGCGGGCGTCCAGACGCTGAAGACGCTCTATGTCAACGACCTGGATCGCGGCGCCTATGTTTCATCGACGCTGCGCACCGATGAAACGGCCGATCAGTGGCAAGCACGTGTTGCCATTTACCGCATGATGCGGCCGGGCGAGCCACCCACCGAGGATGCCGTCGAGTCTCTTTTCAACGGGCTGTTCTATTCCGCGGAGCGCTATGATCTTTCCGCCGTCGGCCGGATGAAATTCAATCGGCGCGTCGGTCGCGCCGAGCTGGAGGGGGAACCGACTCTGTCGAACCAGGACATCGTCGATGTGATCCGCATCCTGGTCGAATTGCGAAATGGCCGCGGCGAGGTGGACGACATCGATCACCTGGGCAACCGTCGCGTGCGTTCCGTCGGCGAACTGGCCGAGAACCAGTTCCGCGCCGGTCTGGTGCGCGTGGAGCGGGCCGTGAAGGAGCGGCTGGGCCAGGCCGAGTCGGACAACCTGATGCCGCACGACCTGATCAACGCCAAGCCGATCAGCGCCGCGATCAAGGAGTTTTTCGGCTCCAGCCAGCTTTCCCAGTTCATGGATCAGACCAATCCGCTGTCCGAGATCACGCACAAGCGTCGTGTTTCGGCCCTCGGCCCGGGCGGTCTGACCCGCGAGCGCGCCGGTTTCGAGGTGCGCGACGTGCACCCGACTCACTATGGCCGCGTCTGCCCGATCGAGACGCCAGAAGGCCCGAACATCGGCCTGATCAACTCGCTGGCGCTCTATGCCCGCACCAACCAGTACGGCTTCATGGAGACGCCCTACCGCAAGGTGGAGGGCGGCCATGTCACCGACCAGATCGAATACCTGTCGGCGATCGAGGAAGGCAACTTCGTGATCGCCCAGGCCAACGCACAGCTCGACAAGAAGGGGAAGCTGACCGACGAACTGGTGTCCTGCCGTTTCAAGGCCGAATTCGAGCTGAAGACCCCGGATGAGGTCCAGTACATGGACGTGGCGCCTGGCCAGATCGTTTCGGTCGCTGCCTCGCTGATCCCCTTCCTCGAGCATGACGACGCCAACCGTGCGCTGATGGGTGCCAACATGCAGCGCCAGGCCGTGCCCTGCCTGCGTCCCGAGAAGGCGCTGGTCGGCACCGGCATCGAGCGCACCGTGGCGGTCGACTCCGGCACTGCGGTACAGGCCCTGCGCGGCGGCATCATCGACTACATCGACGCCAACCGCATCGTCGTGCGCGTCAATGATGCCGAGACGGTGCCGGGCGAAGTGGGCGTCGATATCTACAACCTGATCAAATACACGCGCTCCAACCAGAACACCAATATCAACCAGCGGCCTGTGGTCAAGGTTGGCGACATCATCGCCAAGGGCGACGTGGTTGCCGACGGCGCCTCGACAGACCTCGGCGAACTGGCGCTCGGCCAGAACATGCTGGTGGCCTTCATGCCCTGGAATGGCTACAACTTCGAGGACTCCATCCTGATCTCAGAGCGGGTGGTGGCCGAAGACCGCTTCACCTCGATCCACATCGAGGAACTGACGGTGGTGGCGCGCGACACGAAACTCGGCGCAGAGGAAATCACGCGCGACATCGCCACGCTCGGCGAGGCGCAGCTGGGTCGTCTCGACGAGTCCGGCATCGTCTATATCGGCGCCGAGGTCGAGGCCGGCGACGTGCTGGTCGGCAAGGTCACGCCCAAGGGCGAGACCCAGCTGACGCCGGAAGAGAAGCTGCTGCGCGCGATCTTCGGCGAGAAGGCCTCCGATGTGAAGGATACCTCGCTGCGCGTGCCCTCCGGCATGTCCGGCACGGTCATCGACGTGCAGGTGTTCACCCGCGAGGGCATCGAGCGCGACAAGCGCGCCCAATCGATCATCGACGACATGCTGAAGGGCTACAAGCAGGATCTGGCCGACCAGATGCGGATCGTCGAACGCGACACCTTCGCTCGCATCGAGAAGCTGCTGACCAACAAGGTGGCCAGCAAGGGGCCAAAGAAACTGGCCAAGGGCAGCAAGATCACCAAAGCCTATCTAGAGGCCGTCGAGCACTACCACTGGTTCGACATTTCTCTCGAGAACGAGGAAGCGCAACAGCAGCTTGAAAACCTGCGCGACAGCTTGGAGCAGACTCGCAAGGATTTCGATGTTGCCTTCGAGGCGAAGAAGAAGAAGCTCACTCAGGGCGACGAACTGCCGCCCGGCGTGCAGAAGATGGTCAAGGTATATCTGGCCGTCAAGCGCCGCCTGCAGCCGGGCGACAAGATGGCCGGCCGTCATGGCAACAAGGGTGTCGTTTCGAAGATTGTGCCCGTCGAGGACATGCCCCATATGGAGGACGGCACGCCGATGGATATCGTCCTCAACCCGCTGGGCGTGCCTTCGCGGATGAACATCGGCCAGATACTGGAGACGCATCTTGGCTGGGCCGCAAAGGGGCTTGGCATCAAGATCGGCGAGATGCTTCGCCGGCAGTCGGCCGCGGCCGAGGTGCGGAAGTTCCTCAACCGGATATACAAGGCCTCCGGCCACGGCGAGGAAGTGGACGATCTCGCCGATGGCGAGATCGTCGAGCTCGCTGGCAACCTGTCCGGCGGCGTACCTTTCGCAACTCCGGTGTTCGATGGCGCAAAGGAAGAGGAAATCAGGACCATGCTGGATATCGCCTATCCTGACGACGTGGCGGAGAGACTCGGCCTGACCGCCGCCAAGACCCAGGCACGGCTCTATGACGGGCGCACCGGCGAAGCCTTCGAGCGGCCAGTGACCATCGGTTACATGCACGTCCTGAAGCTGCACCATCTGGTGGATGACAAGATGCACGCCCGTTCCACGGGCCCCTACTCACTGGTGACGCAACAACCGTTGGGCGGCAAGGCCCAGTTCGGTGGCCAGCGCTTCGGCGAGATGGAAGTCTGGGCGCTGGAGGCCTACGGTGCCTCCTACACGCTCCAGGAAATGCTCACCGTCAAGTCCGACGACGTCAATGGGCGGACCAAGGTTTATGAAAACATCGTCAAGGGCGAGCACAAGATCGACGCCGGCATGCCGGAATCCTTCAACGTGCTGGTGAAGGAAATCCGCTCGCTGGCGATCGACATCGACCTGGAACGTTACTGA